The following coding sequences lie in one Mucilaginibacter sp. KACC 22773 genomic window:
- a CDS encoding DUF4142 domain-containing protein, which produces MKYFTGLLLILVTLIWIPSCESNKRANNYNNKVLVDDAGILFFKNGAEASLTTVKASGLAISNSKNQKVIQFAKAMIDDHTLLADNLKKLEIDNFVTSSDTINAGHQQVIAALEQKKAADFDKAYMELIVNQHEQEITLFKTVSLNKNPNLSDFANKNMPSLQAHLDSAKVIMLALK; this is translated from the coding sequence ATGAAGTATTTCACCGGCTTATTATTGATTTTGGTTACCCTCATTTGGATACCATCATGCGAAAGCAACAAACGCGCAAACAATTACAATAATAAAGTGCTCGTTGACGACGCCGGAATACTTTTTTTTAAAAATGGCGCTGAGGCCAGCCTGACCACCGTAAAAGCTTCCGGTTTGGCTATCTCCAACTCAAAAAATCAAAAGGTTATTCAGTTTGCCAAAGCGATGATTGACGACCATACTTTGCTTGCCGATAATTTAAAAAAATTGGAGATTGATAACTTTGTAACCTCCAGCGATACCATAAATGCCGGCCATCAACAAGTAATTGCCGCTCTTGAACAAAAAAAGGCGGCCGATTTTGATAAAGCTTATATGGAACTAATTGTAAACCAGCACGAACAGGAGATAACCTTGTTTAAAACAGTCTCACTCAATAAAAATCCAAACCTATCTGATTTTGCCAACAAAAACATGCCATCGTTGCAGGCGCATCTTGATTCGGCTAAGGTGATTATGCTGGCGTTAAAATAG